The following proteins are encoded in a genomic region of Fervidobacterium pennivorans DSM 9078:
- a CDS encoding alpha-amylase family glycosyl hydrolase yields the protein MLRINKLDLLSFGVLIVLIIVLSLSACSPLKTAGKIQISINVNIPKSVETKDIKHGLNAYIDEVSSVELIVYDSANTEVLKQSVNKNKDISFSFELPRGGTYKFVVNGKRNDNSLVFTGEKTQTLQPGQSYTISIDTKFVNGYLAVFVDLDDELLVMYDVQELRALLKDSSGNVIKDENFQITPQATRLSISIDCYPRVYSVGISARLKNKATSEEWSNNLDEIAVSVEIKPGLTSVLDGFRIFFDPAEGHPQITYKFGALAPTITGAIYNVDTNELTINWSYPSSIANAKFYVYFLDKNNNLSLWDITTSHSSTQELLGVDFWNVQKIGVRAVVNGKESKIEYIDKSNVNITSINVPLTSSTMYTLFIRSFYDSNGDGIGDFKGVSQKIDYLKSLGVDTVWFLPFNKAKSYHGYDVEDYYGVEPDYGTFVDLENMIKVLNQNGIRVVMDLVVNHTSDTHPWFLDAVENTTNSKYWNYYIMTLENRDGWDHWHWKINSKGQKVYYFGLFDSSMPDLNFDNPAVMEEIKRIVDFWITVGVDGFRLDAPKHYKGWDWNDDIAGSAYYAKQIESYIRSKLGNDAIVVGEVYDGNPSVLSQFAPMPAFNFTFMYGITGNHEGKDNLLGETISWVNGATYYLNVKHFPFIDSHDLNRWISVLIDQKYSGDTQAGIRQYLLTNALLLSLNGMPVIYYGDEIGLRGWKWNSDPWDLPVREPMQWYANQQSAGQTWWTKPIYQQKNITFGNANVDGAMYDDPNDGVSVEEEQTGYSILNFFKQFINLRASYPALAKGSLTIERDWKNLYVIKRVYGTQEVLVLINLDPTWSNNYTVPAGYRWVWYAFFNGSMFEFGPKSESPLTNDTNWTVNPRQVYVFVKN from the coding sequence GTGCTCAGAATCAACAAGCTTGACTTATTATCTTTTGGAGTGTTGATTGTCTTAATTATTGTTCTTAGTCTTTCAGCATGTTCTCCTTTGAAAACGGCTGGCAAGATACAAATTTCGATAAATGTTAATATTCCCAAATCGGTAGAAACGAAGGACATAAAACATGGTCTTAATGCATACATCGACGAAGTATCGAGTGTCGAGTTGATTGTTTACGATTCGGCGAACACGGAAGTTCTTAAGCAGAGTGTGAACAAAAATAAAGATATATCATTTTCATTTGAATTACCAAGAGGTGGTACCTACAAATTCGTTGTAAATGGAAAACGAAACGACAACAGCTTGGTCTTTACAGGTGAAAAAACACAAACCCTCCAACCAGGGCAAAGTTACACAATTTCCATAGATACAAAATTTGTAAATGGTTATCTTGCAGTCTTTGTAGATTTAGATGATGAATTGTTGGTTATGTATGATGTTCAGGAATTAAGAGCTCTTCTAAAAGACAGCTCAGGTAATGTTATCAAAGATGAGAATTTCCAGATAACACCACAAGCTACAAGATTAAGTATCTCTATTGACTGCTATCCAAGAGTGTATTCTGTTGGTATTTCTGCAAGGCTGAAGAATAAGGCAACTTCAGAAGAATGGAGTAACAATCTGGACGAAATAGCTGTAAGTGTTGAAATAAAACCTGGACTTACAAGTGTTTTAGATGGATTTAGGATTTTCTTTGACCCAGCAGAAGGTCATCCGCAGATTACATACAAATTCGGGGCACTCGCTCCTACAATTACTGGTGCTATCTACAATGTTGATACGAACGAATTAACGATAAATTGGTCTTATCCTTCGTCGATAGCTAACGCGAAATTTTACGTTTATTTTTTGGATAAAAACAACAACCTTTCTCTTTGGGACATAACAACTTCACACTCAAGTACACAAGAACTCCTTGGGGTAGATTTTTGGAATGTGCAAAAAATTGGTGTCCGTGCGGTTGTTAATGGAAAGGAAAGCAAGATAGAATACATTGACAAATCAAACGTCAATATCACGTCAATTAACGTACCATTGACATCTTCAACAATGTACACTCTTTTCATACGCTCATTCTACGATTCAAATGGTGATGGAATAGGTGATTTTAAGGGGGTTTCTCAAAAGATAGACTATCTTAAATCCCTGGGTGTTGACACAGTTTGGTTCCTTCCTTTCAACAAAGCCAAATCATACCATGGTTACGATGTCGAAGATTACTACGGTGTAGAACCAGACTATGGTACATTTGTAGACCTTGAGAACATGATAAAGGTGCTCAACCAAAACGGCATCAGGGTAGTTATGGACTTAGTCGTTAACCACACTTCCGATACCCATCCGTGGTTCCTCGATGCGGTTGAAAATACAACGAATTCGAAATATTGGAATTATTACATCATGACATTGGAAAATAGAGACGGATGGGACCACTGGCACTGGAAGATAAACTCTAAAGGTCAAAAAGTTTATTACTTTGGGTTGTTTGATTCGTCGATGCCAGATTTGAATTTCGATAACCCCGCGGTAATGGAAGAGATAAAGAGGATAGTCGATTTTTGGATAACGGTTGGTGTTGATGGATTCAGGCTTGACGCACCAAAGCATTATAAAGGTTGGGATTGGAATGATGACATAGCAGGGTCTGCATACTATGCAAAGCAGATAGAAAGTTATATCAGAAGTAAGCTTGGGAACGATGCGATAGTGGTTGGTGAGGTATACGATGGAAATCCATCTGTGCTCTCTCAGTTTGCTCCAATGCCAGCATTCAATTTCACGTTCATGTATGGAATCACTGGAAATCACGAAGGAAAAGACAATTTGCTTGGAGAGACAATCTCCTGGGTCAACGGAGCAACGTATTATCTTAACGTAAAACACTTCCCGTTTATCGATAGCCACGATTTGAACAGATGGATTTCTGTATTGATAGACCAAAAATATTCAGGTGACACGCAAGCGGGGATAAGACAATATCTGTTGACGAATGCTTTACTACTCTCACTTAATGGAATGCCAGTAATTTACTATGGTGACGAGATTGGCTTAAGGGGATGGAAATGGAACAGTGACCCTTGGGATTTACCAGTGAGAGAGCCGATGCAATGGTATGCCAATCAACAGAGTGCAGGACAAACATGGTGGACTAAGCCTATATATCAACAGAAAAACATAACCTTTGGGAATGCGAATGTAGACGGAGCGATGTATGATGACCCAAACGATGGAGTATCGGTGGAAGAAGAACAAACAGGTTATAGTATACTGAATTTCTTCAAACAATTTATTAACTTGAGGGCGAGCTATCCGGCATTGGCAAAAGGTTCATTGACAATAGAAAGAGATTGGAAGAATTTATATGTGATTAAACGGGTGTATGGAACACAAGAAGTGCTTGTCCTTATCAATCTTGACCCAACATGGTCCAATAACTATACTGTGCCTGCAGGTTACAGATGGGTGTGGTATGCGTTCTTCAACGGTTCAATGTTTGAATTCGGGCCAAAGAGTGAAAGTCCATTAACAAACGATACTAACTGGACAGTTAATCCAAGACAAGTTTATGTATTTGTGAAAAACTAA
- a CDS encoding ABC transporter ATP-binding protein, whose protein sequence is MRLENKNVLLEIKNLKKYFPAERALFSRAKHFVHAVDDVSFEILEGESLGLVGESGCGKTTTGRMVVRLETPTDGTIKVLGKNIDEYERMEYHAMVQMIFQDPYESLNPRMTIFDIIAEPLNIHNVGTLEDREEKVSQLLQEVGLTPPDSFLWRYPHELSGGQRQRVAIARALVLNPKLIVADEPTSMLDVSVRTAVMELMMELQQIHGMSYLYITHDLAVARYMVNRIAVMYLGKIVELAETEELLHHPMHPYTRALMDAVPVPDPEYKRNEPNIIGNISAPIDPPPICRFYDRCPFRVDRCKTDPHPELKEVAPGHYVACYLVHEGKIK, encoded by the coding sequence ATGCGTTTAGAAAATAAAAATGTACTACTTGAAATAAAGAATTTGAAGAAATACTTTCCGGCCGAAAGAGCACTCTTTTCCAGGGCAAAACATTTTGTCCATGCAGTAGATGACGTATCGTTCGAAATTTTGGAAGGCGAGTCGCTGGGACTTGTTGGTGAATCTGGTTGTGGAAAAACAACGACTGGTAGGATGGTTGTAAGATTGGAAACACCAACGGATGGGACGATAAAAGTACTTGGCAAAAACATCGATGAATATGAACGGATGGAATACCATGCGATGGTTCAAATGATATTCCAAGACCCATACGAATCTCTAAACCCAAGGATGACTATATTCGACATAATAGCAGAACCACTAAATATACATAACGTTGGAACACTTGAAGACAGAGAAGAGAAAGTCTCACAACTACTCCAGGAAGTTGGTCTTACACCACCTGACAGCTTTTTGTGGAGATATCCTCATGAACTTTCCGGTGGTCAAAGACAAAGAGTTGCTATCGCAAGGGCACTCGTTTTGAATCCTAAACTCATCGTCGCAGACGAACCAACATCGATGTTGGATGTTTCTGTCAGAACAGCAGTTATGGAGCTAATGATGGAATTACAACAAATTCATGGAATGAGTTACCTATACATAACACACGACCTTGCGGTTGCAAGATACATGGTTAACAGGATAGCGGTTATGTACCTTGGAAAGATTGTCGAACTTGCCGAAACTGAAGAATTATTACATCATCCTATGCACCCATACACACGAGCTTTAATGGACGCTGTTCCTGTGCCAGACCCAGAATACAAAAGGAATGAGCCGAATATCATTGGAAATATAAGTGCACCAATTGACCCACCACCAATATGCAGATTCTATGACAGATGTCCATTTAGAGTTGACAGGTGTAAAACGGACCCGCACCCGGAACTGAAAGAAGTTGCACCTGGTCACTACGTTGCTTGTTATTTAGTGCATGAAGGTAAAATAAAATAA
- a CDS encoding ABC transporter ATP-binding protein has product MAVLKVEDLKMHYKTKMGYVKAVDGISFELEAGESLGIVGESGCGKTSVSMTLLRILPENAEFKGGHVWFNDNGKMVDLVSLSEEEMRHYRWKGISMVFQAAMNSLNPVYRVGDQIVEAILNHYPDTPIDEARAKVAKLFELVTLDPKRMDQYPHQYSGGMKQRAVIALSLSCNPKVIIADEPTTALDVIVQDKILRELKKIQKELNMAMIYISHDIAVIAEVSDKIAVMYAGKFVEQADATTVFKRPMHPYTFLLMNAFPSHVGEKKKLFTIPGEPPNLLNPPTGCRFAPRCPWATDKCRTDEPEYKEVEKGHYVACWHPLTEEVRRDAFRK; this is encoded by the coding sequence GTGGCAGTGTTGAAAGTTGAAGACTTAAAGATGCATTACAAAACAAAAATGGGCTATGTAAAAGCCGTTGATGGGATATCGTTTGAGTTAGAAGCCGGAGAAAGTCTAGGTATAGTCGGTGAATCTGGTTGTGGTAAAACGTCAGTTTCAATGACATTGTTAAGGATACTACCAGAAAACGCAGAATTTAAGGGTGGACATGTATGGTTCAATGATAATGGAAAGATGGTCGACCTCGTTAGCTTATCAGAAGAAGAAATGCGCCACTATAGATGGAAAGGTATTTCAATGGTTTTCCAAGCTGCAATGAATTCGCTAAACCCAGTGTACAGAGTCGGTGACCAAATCGTTGAAGCTATACTCAACCACTATCCAGATACGCCTATCGACGAAGCAAGAGCGAAAGTTGCAAAGCTTTTTGAATTAGTAACGCTCGACCCAAAACGTATGGACCAATACCCTCACCAATACAGTGGTGGTATGAAACAAAGGGCAGTTATCGCACTGTCGCTATCTTGTAACCCCAAGGTTATAATTGCAGACGAACCAACAACAGCTTTGGATGTTATCGTTCAGGACAAGATATTACGAGAATTGAAGAAAATTCAAAAAGAACTGAACATGGCGATGATTTACATTTCTCATGATATTGCAGTTATTGCAGAAGTAAGCGATAAAATTGCTGTAATGTATGCAGGAAAGTTTGTTGAACAAGCAGATGCAACAACTGTCTTCAAACGTCCGATGCATCCGTACACGTTCTTGCTTATGAATGCATTCCCGAGCCACGTTGGTGAGAAGAAAAAGCTATTTACAATACCTGGAGAGCCACCAAACTTGCTCAATCCGCCTACAGGATGTCGATTCGCACCAAGATGTCCATGGGCAACGGATAAGTGCCGAACCGATGAGCCGGAATACAAAGAGGTTGAAAAAGGACACTATGTAGCATGCTGGCACCCACTGACTGAAGAGGTGAGAAGAGATGCGTTTAGAAAATAA
- a CDS encoding ABC transporter permease, which translates to MAQTKNTELKESILKIKFKLFIKNFKKNWALFKESKMGMFGLWVIIAFGIFGALSPIVLNILDPNIYDPVTGLDPRILSSKYITDYLSTQNLIKGIEVPTAQIWVYSFMDKGEAFKSSMENLVRNSQYEIMSTYAPDALRHLLDTIADSYIPLKERMYFQNSISELVERGIIKFSALVSVKDIGNRDKFSFQNFSELLQKVDYITLAIALSPYKDSDEVSRIMLWFRSLNRDKSEVVEDFNTKLSAEYPQEQVEEAENKVLEVAKTLVSESTGQQLFVTSDSQFSEIVNNDIVSISDLVNAAVFPLIQELLVVGYEDKEITEKLNASKFKHLVDIAKGKLSDLSRKEILEPALKKAKATLTTVEEEMKEAGVEVSYKNVEKFLEAYAGFELAKVSVDIGPETRAKLENDIRKYSEETHKSYVYELNKIFKDIAMARSMMAILLNDTNVPESYETLGSQVVKVLSDPVASLMGYAFGGTNKLQKVISNIENSQLDDFKRLDIVEKLKNYENKEPIEAVNFLIGQGDINEEIYLRMIEEHKMHLEDTTLWDKISSETVAKMQPKKVEWDKKFAETKLVELFNRLSITNKIGVAHPLPPNRWHWLGTDPVGRDVLVQLMVSTPSEFVLGVLAALITVVIGTIIGTAAAYYGGVVDVIFMRIADLMMLFPSTAFLIVLSGFMTMNLFKLAVILGLLGGFGGITLVLKAQALTIKVKPYIDAARVSGGSHGYIIFNHIIPNVMPLSFLYMMFNVTGAVFSEAVLSFFGLMKVRMSWGLMINTVWSSGYLGSGNIGAYWWMWVPAGGAITLLCSAFYFLGRGLEEIVNPRLRKR; encoded by the coding sequence ATGGCACAAACTAAAAACACTGAACTTAAAGAATCGATATTGAAGATAAAGTTTAAGCTTTTTATTAAAAATTTCAAAAAGAACTGGGCACTCTTCAAAGAGAGCAAAATGGGAATGTTTGGGCTTTGGGTCATCATAGCTTTTGGTATATTTGGAGCACTATCACCAATTGTTCTCAACATCCTTGATCCGAACATCTACGATCCTGTCACAGGTCTTGATCCAAGGATACTTTCCAGTAAGTACATCACTGACTACTTATCAACTCAGAACTTAATTAAGGGAATCGAAGTTCCAACAGCTCAGATTTGGGTTTACTCGTTTATGGACAAAGGAGAAGCTTTCAAATCGTCTATGGAAAACTTAGTGAGAAACTCACAATATGAAATTATGTCGACTTACGCACCAGATGCTCTTAGACACTTGCTTGATACAATAGCTGATAGTTATATCCCTCTTAAAGAGAGAATGTACTTCCAAAATAGCATTTCAGAGCTTGTTGAGAGAGGTATAATTAAATTCTCTGCGCTGGTCAGCGTTAAAGATATAGGAAACAGGGATAAATTCTCTTTCCAGAATTTCTCAGAATTGCTCCAAAAAGTTGATTACATAACATTGGCAATTGCTTTGTCTCCTTACAAAGATTCAGATGAAGTCTCAAGAATAATGCTATGGTTTAGGAGTTTGAACAGAGATAAGTCGGAAGTTGTTGAGGATTTCAATACAAAATTATCCGCCGAGTATCCACAAGAGCAAGTTGAGGAAGCTGAAAATAAAGTGCTAGAAGTTGCTAAGACTTTAGTGTCCGAAAGCACTGGACAGCAACTTTTTGTAACTTCGGACTCACAATTTTCAGAAATAGTGAACAACGATATTGTTAGTATTTCAGATTTGGTTAACGCAGCCGTTTTTCCGTTGATTCAGGAACTGTTAGTAGTAGGATACGAAGATAAAGAAATAACCGAGAAACTAAACGCATCCAAATTTAAGCATCTTGTAGACATTGCAAAGGGTAAGCTTTCTGATCTTTCAAGAAAAGAAATACTTGAACCTGCTTTGAAAAAGGCTAAGGCAACGCTTACAACAGTCGAAGAAGAAATGAAGGAAGCTGGCGTTGAAGTTTCTTACAAGAATGTGGAAAAATTCTTGGAAGCATACGCCGGTTTTGAACTAGCAAAAGTTTCTGTCGATATCGGTCCCGAAACAAGAGCGAAACTTGAGAATGATATAAGAAAATACTCCGAAGAAACTCATAAATCATATGTCTATGAGTTGAACAAGATATTCAAAGATATAGCAATGGCAAGGTCAATGATGGCAATACTTCTGAACGATACTAACGTTCCTGAGAGTTACGAAACACTTGGTAGTCAGGTTGTAAAGGTATTATCTGACCCAGTTGCATCTCTTATGGGCTACGCCTTTGGAGGAACGAATAAACTACAAAAAGTTATTTCCAACATAGAGAATTCACAGCTGGATGATTTCAAACGGTTAGATATAGTTGAAAAACTGAAAAACTACGAAAATAAAGAGCCTATTGAAGCAGTGAACTTTTTGATTGGTCAAGGAGATATCAACGAAGAAATATACCTGAGGATGATAGAAGAACATAAGATGCATCTTGAGGACACCACTCTTTGGGACAAGATTTCTTCTGAAACGGTTGCAAAAATGCAACCAAAAAAAGTAGAGTGGGATAAGAAATTTGCTGAGACAAAGCTTGTTGAGTTATTCAATAGGCTGTCTATTACCAATAAAATTGGTGTTGCTCATCCGCTTCCACCAAACAGATGGCATTGGCTCGGAACGGACCCTGTTGGAAGGGATGTATTGGTGCAACTAATGGTAAGTACTCCAAGTGAATTTGTTCTTGGTGTGCTTGCAGCACTCATTACGGTTGTAATTGGTACGATAATTGGTACTGCGGCAGCTTACTATGGTGGAGTTGTTGATGTTATATTCATGCGCATAGCCGACTTGATGATGCTCTTCCCATCAACAGCGTTCTTGATAGTCCTCTCTGGTTTCATGACGATGAATTTATTTAAGCTTGCAGTCATACTTGGTTTACTCGGTGGTTTTGGAGGCATTACGCTTGTTTTGAAAGCTCAAGCACTTACAATTAAGGTCAAACCTTACATAGATGCAGCGAGAGTTTCAGGAGGTAGCCATGGGTACATCATATTCAACCACATAATCCCGAATGTCATGCCTCTTTCGTTCCTGTATATGATGTTCAATGTCACAGGTGCAGTCTTTTCAGAAGCGGTTCTTAGCTTCTTTGGATTAATGAAAGTAAGGATGTCTTGGGGATTGATGATAAATACTGTTTGGAGTTCTGGTTACCTTGGCTCTGGTAACATCGGCGCTTACTGGTGGATGTGGGTTCCAGCCGGTGGAGCTATCACGCTTCTTTGTTCTGCCTTCTACTTCCTCGGTAGGGGACTTGAAGAAATAGTCAACCCAAGACTTAGAAAGAGGTGA
- a CDS encoding ABC transporter permease, whose product MRSWELVLYALVIPLVGTYFSLKKGKKPINYIFLVISLALYYGALFNVRYLYLFSPRFNFILAPIVYFYGFDLPGLAKFIRNRTAQIILLLVIYVTVVFFIFLAMPGDYTTKFLDPKLMRNPEMYERIKKLFGVDDPWYVKYYKHMRNFFNLEMGISFSEYPRKVEEIIAERLPRTLFLFLASSVLSFLLGFDLGKRIAWRRGGLIDKAATFVGIVFWTIFTPFYMLILIWLFAVTLKWFPLSGFVTPSKWFNAPFSAQDVFIRLLWTEFFLLVMWIIGIVVASKLKTIKAKKTAVWSFVIAGVVLAIIYWSVNKMGSYALDIIYHLALPVIALVTLHFAGDMLVMRDTMLEVIKEDYITTARAKGLPDKVIRDKHAARTALLPLMTSFVIGLASTVSGGVITETMFSWKGMGLTLLEATTSQDTPLAIGCLVFTGVLVLVAHLVADVLYAFLDPRIRY is encoded by the coding sequence ATGAGAAGTTGGGAACTGGTTTTATACGCACTCGTGATACCTTTGGTAGGTACCTATTTTTCCCTCAAGAAAGGTAAAAAACCTATTAATTACATATTCCTTGTAATCTCACTCGCACTGTACTATGGTGCTCTTTTCAATGTGAGATACCTTTACCTTTTTAGCCCAAGATTTAATTTTATCCTCGCACCTATAGTATACTTCTATGGTTTTGACCTTCCGGGACTTGCCAAGTTCATCAGGAACAGGACTGCTCAGATTATCCTTCTGCTTGTTATCTACGTAACCGTTGTCTTCTTTATTTTCTTAGCCATGCCCGGTGATTACACAACGAAATTTTTGGATCCAAAGTTGATGAGAAATCCTGAAATGTATGAAAGAATAAAAAAACTCTTTGGTGTGGACGACCCGTGGTATGTTAAGTATTACAAACACATGAGAAATTTCTTCAATTTGGAGATGGGTATATCATTCAGTGAATATCCTAGGAAAGTTGAAGAAATCATCGCTGAAAGGTTACCAAGGACTTTGTTCTTGTTTCTTGCAAGTTCTGTGCTTTCATTTTTACTTGGTTTTGACCTTGGAAAAAGAATTGCATGGAGAAGGGGAGGATTAATAGATAAAGCAGCCACATTTGTGGGAATTGTTTTTTGGACGATTTTCACTCCATTCTACATGCTTATTCTTATATGGCTCTTTGCTGTTACATTAAAGTGGTTCCCGTTGTCTGGTTTTGTTACTCCTTCAAAGTGGTTCAATGCGCCATTTAGTGCGCAGGATGTATTCATAAGGTTATTGTGGACGGAATTCTTTTTGCTTGTTATGTGGATTATCGGTATCGTAGTAGCATCGAAGTTAAAAACGATAAAGGCTAAAAAAACTGCTGTTTGGTCGTTCGTTATAGCAGGTGTTGTTCTTGCAATCATTTACTGGAGTGTTAACAAAATGGGAAGCTATGCTCTTGATATAATCTACCATCTTGCACTCCCTGTAATTGCGCTTGTGACATTGCACTTTGCCGGAGATATGCTTGTTATGCGTGATACCATGCTTGAAGTCATTAAAGAAGACTATATTACAACCGCCCGGGCGAAGGGACTTCCAGATAAGGTTATACGAGATAAGCATGCCGCAAGAACCGCTTTGTTACCTTTAATGACCAGTTTTGTTATAGGTCTTGCTTCTACAGTAAGCGGAGGAGTTATCACAGAAACGATGTTCTCGTGGAAAGGTATGGGACTTACCCTTCTTGAGGCAACAACTTCTCAAGATACACCGTTAGCTATTGGTTGTCTGGTCTTTACAGGTGTTTTGGTACTTGTCGCCCACCTGGTTGCTGATGTACTTTACGCATTCTTAGACCCAAGAATCAGGTACTGA
- a CDS encoding ABC transporter substrate-binding protein: MKKVLVGLLVLVALSIFAVQVNYGIFADITTTNIWNLLGSGSSAQNFAVQLWKYPSLLGMNKDGTLIPSAATEIPKLVKEGNMYTVTVKLRKDMRWSNGAPFTADDVVFTYMTVKEMEIPGGNWSGAYEPEKVEKIDTWTVKFYFKEKETMTIYYDTLMTAIVCSNYWKPIVEKAKKQKDPVKWLLSQEVIDPGITALNLGKIEKGAFVQVTKQVPDYKYWAYGEKNIYYKGGGFSIVNPKTGFKWSTGDTKQPVTLQVENGPFVDTIVYKVFGNKQVAIQALIAGDIDYIYNPVGLTAGEAEQLKGQKDIKIVSNPQLGFRYLAFNMRKFPMNVKEFRQAIAALIDRDFICNQVLQGRAIPLATPVPPANSFWYNSAVKTIGEGLSMGERYQLAVSLLKKAGFKWDTEPVIDPKDTKNPVKTPGKGLKGPDGKPVPTLTLLSPGMDYDPMRAQTAMYIEQWAKNIGIPLNLKLTDFNEIVTKAFDDVDFDMYILGWGIGRVPTYFKSFWHSEEMAPEGFNTPGYSNPEFDALIEEFEYADTFEQARKAIFEAQRILAEDLPYIILFTNPLIEAYRTSIKFPFDQMLDGIQGYYGFPEGVKKVQ; the protein is encoded by the coding sequence GTGAAAAAGGTTCTTGTGGGACTTTTGGTACTCGTTGCGTTGTCTATTTTTGCAGTGCAGGTTAACTACGGTATCTTTGCTGATATTACAACGACCAACATCTGGAACTTGCTTGGTTCCGGTTCTTCCGCTCAGAACTTCGCTGTTCAGCTTTGGAAGTATCCTTCCTTGCTTGGTATGAACAAGGATGGTACTCTTATTCCTTCGGCAGCTACAGAAATCCCAAAACTCGTCAAAGAAGGGAACATGTACACTGTTACAGTGAAACTCAGAAAAGACATGCGCTGGTCAAACGGTGCTCCATTTACAGCAGACGATGTTGTCTTCACTTACATGACAGTTAAGGAAATGGAAATTCCTGGCGGTAACTGGTCTGGAGCATACGAACCAGAAAAAGTCGAAAAAATTGACACTTGGACTGTGAAATTCTACTTCAAAGAAAAGGAAACGATGACGATTTACTATGACACGCTCATGACGGCTATTGTTTGTAGCAACTACTGGAAACCGATAGTAGAAAAGGCAAAGAAGCAAAAAGATCCAGTAAAATGGTTACTTTCACAAGAAGTTATTGACCCAGGTATAACTGCATTGAACCTTGGAAAGATTGAAAAAGGTGCGTTTGTACAAGTTACAAAACAGGTACCAGATTACAAATACTGGGCATACGGTGAAAAGAACATTTACTACAAAGGTGGCGGGTTCTCAATTGTTAACCCAAAAACAGGTTTCAAATGGTCAACTGGAGACACAAAACAACCTGTCACACTTCAAGTGGAGAATGGACCATTTGTAGACACAATTGTTTACAAGGTATTCGGTAACAAACAGGTTGCTATCCAGGCTCTCATCGCTGGCGATATTGACTATATTTACAACCCAGTTGGACTTACCGCTGGTGAGGCTGAACAACTCAAAGGTCAAAAGGATATAAAGATAGTTTCCAACCCACAACTTGGATTCAGATACCTTGCATTCAATATGAGAAAGTTCCCAATGAATGTTAAGGAATTCAGGCAAGCTATAGCTGCACTTATCGACCGCGATTTCATTTGTAACCAAGTGCTCCAAGGAAGAGCAATTCCACTTGCAACACCAGTACCACCAGCAAATAGTTTCTGGTACAACTCTGCTGTTAAGACCATCGGTGAAGGACTCAGCATGGGTGAAAGATATCAACTTGCAGTCAGCTTGCTCAAGAAAGCTGGCTTCAAATGGGATACAGAACCCGTTATCGATCCAAAAGACACAAAGAACCCAGTCAAGACACCTGGTAAAGGCTTGAAAGGTCCAGATGGGAAACCAGTACCAACACTCACGCTCCTTTCACCTGGTATGGACTACGACCCAATGAGAGCACAGACAGCAATGTACATTGAACAATGGGCAAAGAACATCGGTATACCACTCAATTTGAAACTCACAGACTTCAACGAAATAGTAACAAAAGCATTTGATGACGTTGACTTTGATATGTATATACTTGGTTGGGGAATTGGTAGGGTTCCAACATACTTCAAGTCATTCTGGCACAGTGAAGAAATGGCACCAGAAGGATTCAACACGCCAGGTTATTCTAACCCAGAATTCGATGCACTTATTGAGGAATTCGAATACGCAGATACATTTGAGCAAGCAAGAAAAGCTATATTCGAAGCTCAAAGGATTCTGGCAGAAGACTTGCCATACATAATTCTCTTCACGAACCCATTAATTGAAGCCTACAGAACATCAATCAAATTCCCATTTGACCAGATGCTTGATGGTATTCAAGGTTACTATGGATTCCCAGAAGGTGTGAAAAAAGTTCAATAA